One segment of Salvelinus fontinalis isolate EN_2023a chromosome 42, ASM2944872v1, whole genome shotgun sequence DNA contains the following:
- the LOC129840992 gene encoding myoneurin-like — protein sequence MANCMVFHTQIASIMEVLANAAVADICKLVDDDYAVFRLEMTQSQKENRALRRKLQLLELKVARERVLASRPSSVKILDRHRGMARGEGHLTGGHRSFVKPAGRNTWRDDQPITVDEGSGTSTQHVIVIESVDAEAAGSGVKLERSEGEDPGQSRDIQTGAAGVLPVATEDPTTTPPRTRRSITEVCGTPTAVLKSDPETITVAQRLLQTGSDHRSDPERLGLGPLGCPPAPGSEYLPVFHQSQKTNSRGNTDGDALDTGGDDLSCFYTTEMDPGNISLGLETQTDLSRGDWNQYSSSVYSEGCQDKKGEVIAVDEVSVKVEGDAPLTWNADETHLGEGHSQGRDFLDYRESLETNPNVSSLSPLHTLSDRAPVSTSKGPSDSHGRVLFDQVLNSNDRARAQAQGRGATSGNSKEKRFLCMFCNKGFSCLQKVEIHQRVHTGVKPFSCTQCDMRFAEAGSLKRHQRVHTGEKPYSCTQCHMRFTQAGSLKRHLKVHMGERLFA from the exons ATGGCTAACTGTATGGTTTTTCAtactcaaatagcctccatcatggaggtgctagcgaatgcagccgtggcagacatctgtaaactcgtagacgacgactatgcagtgtttcgtttggaaatgACTCAAAGCCAGAAAGAGAACAGGGCattgcggaggaaactacagcttctggaactgaaggtggcacgagagcgcgtcctcgccagtcgtcccagtagtgtcaagatccttgacagacacagaggaatggcaagag gtgaaggacatctcactggaggccacaggAGCTTTGTGAAACCAGCAGGACGCAATACATGgcgagatgaccaaccaatcactgttgatgaggggagtggaacctcaacccagcacGTTATTGTGATAGAA TCTGTAGATGCAGAGGCTGCAGGGTCTGGGGTCAAGCTGGAGAGGTCTGAAGGAGAGGACCCAGGGCAAAGCAGAGACATCCAGACTGGAGCGGCTGGAGTGCTCCCTGTAGCCACGGAGGACCCCACCACCACACCGCCCAGAACCCGACGCAGCATCACGGAGGTCTGTGGAACGCCGACCGCTGTCCTCAAGTCTGACCCTGAGACCATAACTGTAGCACAAAGGCTTTTACAAACAGGATCTGACCACAGATCAGATCcagagagactggggctggggccACTGGGCTGTCCTCCTGCTCCTGGCTCAGAGTACCTACCGGTATTTCACCAGAGCCAGAAGACTAATTCCCGTGGAAATACTGATGGTGATGCGTTAGACACTGGCGGTGATGATCTGTCTTGTTTTTACACTACAGAGATGGACCCTGGCAACATATCCTTGggtttagagacacagactgatcTGTCTAGAGGGGACTGGAATCAATACAGCAGTAGTGTATACTCTGAAGGATGCCAAGATAAGAAAGGGGAGGTTATAGCAGTAGATGAAGTGAGTGTGAAAGTGGAGGGCGACGCTCCTCTTACATGGAATGCAGATGAGACTCACTTAGGAGAAGGACACTCACAAGGCAGAGATTTCTTAGATTACAGGGAAAGCTTAGAGACAAATCCAAATGTCTCGAGCCTCTCCCCTTTACACACGCTCAGTGATCGTGCCCCAGTGTCCACGTCGAAGGGGCCTTCCGATTCACACGGCCGCGTCCTTTTCGATCAGGTATTGAACTCAAATGACAGGGCTAGAGCCCAGGCTCAGGGAAGGGGAGCAACATCAGGCAATAGTAAAGAGAaacggttcctctgcatgttctgtaacaaaggcttcagctgcctccagaaggtggagatccaccagagggtccacacaggtgtgaaacccttcagctgtacccaATGCGATATGCGCTTCGCTGAGGCTGGcagcctgaagaggcaccagagggtccacacgggggagaaaccctacagctgtacccagtgtcacatgcgcttCACCCAGGCTGGCAGCCTGAAGAGGCACCTGAAGGTCCACATGGGAGAAAGGCTGTTTGCCTGA